TTTAGATTTATTAGAAAGGTTAAAGTTGAGATTGAATAAGAAATTTTTTTTAGAAAGGGAAGAGCAATTTGAGGATGCAAAAAGATATATTGAAAATATAGATGGGGGAATTGATGCAATTAAAAAGAAAACATTTAGAAATCGAAAAACGAAAGATTCCAGAATAGACATTGAGGTTTTAGAAGGAACCGCTTTCATAACAATACTCCTGATTTTTTTGATCTATTATTTTTTACAATAAGAGAACTGATTTTCATGACAACTATTTTATATGCTGAATTTTTAAAAGATAAGCGGCAATACAATTTTGCCCAGGCTTTCTGGAAACGTCTTTTTGACCGTTTTTCGGAAAAATATAATTTAAAATTTTCAGGATATATTAATGAATATCAATCTAGCGGAAAGAAAGAATATGATGGGAATCCCATATTTAGTGCAATTTTCCTGAAAATGAACCGGGCAGTAAGAATAATTCAAGGACCACCTGAAAACGATGAAATTGATATATCTGCCTGGGTTGATGAGATAACACTGAAAGAGGGAATGCCTCCAGCCAAAGAATTGGTAATAGATTTGGTTTTGTCTAAAGAATCAAAATCAATAGCTTCGAATTTGATTGAATTGTGGTTGGCAGATCAATTAGATCCCCAATTAATAGATAGTTATTTGTCTGAAGAGTCTCTTGAATCAATTCCTGATTAAGCATTGACTCAATGAGTACCCAATTAAAAGATCTCTACTCTCCGGAATTTTACCAAAGGCTGTCTGCCACCCTGGAAAGTTTACTTCCCGATTTTGAAACCGAAGCATTTCTGCAGTTGATTTTTGACGCGGAATGGAAAAACCGGGAACTGAAGGATCGTATGTGGCATACGAGTAGGGTACTCCATCAATTTTTTCCTGCTGATTTTGGGGAAGCCGCCCAGGTCATCATTCAATTGGTCAATAAACTTATTGCAGAGGGATTTACTCATGCCTCCCTGGAGTTCATGTTCCTGCCCGATTATGTGGAGCGTTTTGGGTTGGAACATTTTAATAGTTCGATCCGGGTTTTTGAGCATATTACCGCTTTTTCCAGTTGTGAATTTGCCGTAAGGCCCTTCATTGTGAAATATCCCGACAAGATGATCGATCAAATGATCGAGTGGACAGGCCATGCTGATGAACACGTGCGTCGCCTGGCCAGTGAAGGTTCCAGACCCCGTTTGCCCTGGGCCATGGCCCTTCCCGAATTTAAAAAGAACCCGGAACCGATTCTTCCTCTCCTTGAAAATCTAAAACACGACCCTTCCGAGTATGTCCGCCGCAGCGTGGCCAATAATTTAAATGATATTTCAAAAGATAACCCGGAGGTAACTCTGGCCCTTGCCGGTAAATGGATCGGTACCAAACAGGAAACGGATCGGTTGGTCAAGCACGCCTGCCGCACCCTGTTGAAAAAAGGAGACCCTGAAGCGCTCCGGCTTTTTAAATACGGTGATCCGGGCCAACTCGAAGTAAATAATTTTCTGATCCTTACTCCTGAAGTGAAAATGGGTGGAGCCCTTCAGTTTTCTTTTGAATTGAGTAACCCCGGAAAATCGACTCAAAAGGTAAGAATTGAATACGGGCTTTATTATCTCAAAGCCAATGGTTCGCTATCGGGAAAAGTTTTTAAAATATCAGAAAAAATTATGGATCCGGGAAGCGTTTTTCAGTGCAACCGAAAGCAACATTTTAGCATAATTACTACACGGAGATATTACCCTGGTCGACACGAGCTATCGGTCATCATCAATGGGAAAGAGAAGGTCAGGGAATCATTTGTATTGCTCGGAGATTGAATATGGGGAATCATTCCGATTCCAGCACAAATAAATCGGCTGCAATCTGATCTGCGAACAGCTTGCCTTTTGCTGATAAGACATAGGCATTTGAGACGATCAGCATTTGCCCGCTTTCCAAATACAGACCGGCCTTTTCCAAAAAATGGGCTTTAAATGCTTTTCCGAAATGATCCAGCGATGCTTTAGGGCAGCCCCAAATGGTGCGCAGGCCGGTCATGACAAATTCATTGTATTGCTGTTCCAGGGTGAGCGTTTCCTTCTCAAAGAGTGGAGTAGCGGGTATTTCCTGACTGCTCAAAGCCTGAATAGCCTTGATGTACAAGGCATTGTTCGCAACATTCCATTGCCTGGAGGTGCCATTAAAAGAATGGGCTGAAGGACCGATGCCCAGGTATTTTGCCCCCTTCCAGTAGGAGGAATTGTGCACGGCATAAAACTCAGGTTTGGCAAAATTGGAAATTTCATAATGGTCATACCCGTTTTTTTGCATGACTTCCATGAGGATTTCAAACTGCCTTGCAGCATGTTCATCACGGGGCGGTTCGGCCTTCCCTGTTTTGATGAAATGCGCCAGGGCTGTTTTTTCTTCCACGGTGAGCGCGTAACAGGAAAGGTGAGGGATTTCAAATTGAAGCAACTGATCGATATTGTAAATCCAGTGCTCCATTGAAGTGGTGGGCGAGCCATAAATGAGATCAACCGTCAAATTGCTAAACCCCGCATCCTGCGCGCCTTTAATACAAGCTTCTGCCTCAGCCCTGTTATGTGCCCTGTTCCAGGATTTCAGGTCTTCATCAAAAAAGGATTGCACCCCGATACTCAGCCTGTTTACGGGAAGATGCTGAAGGACATTCAGCTTTGCCCTGTCCAGGTCGTCGGGATTGGCTTCCAGGGTGATTTCGGCATCGGAATCCACCCGGAACAGGTGGTAAATTTTTTCAAAAATCATTTCCAATTCTGCCTGGGACAATAAAGAGGGCGTTCCTCCGCCAAAATAAATGGAACCAAGGGGTTCTCCTTCCAGGTAATCCTTTTGAAGTTCCAATTCCAGCAACATGGCTTCCAAAAGAGGTGCTTTGTGCTTCAGGGAAGTTGAAAAATGGAAATCGCAGTAATGGCACGCCTGTTTGCAAAAAGGAATATGGAGGTAAATGCCGGCCACAAATTTTTGTTTGATGAATAATGAAAAACAGCGTTTAAATAATTAGCGAAAATTCGCTAAAATCTCGTATTTTTGAGCTATATGAAGACAACAACACAAAGTGATCGGATCATCTTCGGCTTAAAAGTAAGACAATTGCGGCAAGGCAAGCAACTTTCTTTTGCAGATTTGTCAAAACTGGCGAATGTGTCCGTTTCCTACCTGAATGAAATTGAGAAAGGTAAAAAATATCCCAAGGAAGATAAGATCACTGCATTGTCAAAAGCGCTGGAGGTTCCTTACGAACAACTCATTTCATCGGAACTGGACAGCAGTCTTGCTCCGGTTACGGAATTGTTGCAGTCCAATTTTTTAAATGAACTGCCTTTGGATCTTTTTGGCATTGAAGTGGCAAAAGTCGTTGAAATTATTGCCAATGCTCCTTCGAGAGTAGGAGCCTTTATTTCGACTTTACTTGAAATTTCAAGAAATTACGCGCTTAAGGAAGAGCATTTTTATTTTGGTGCCCTTAGGTCTTATCTTGAATTGCATGATAATTATTTTCAGGAGCTGGAGGATGCTGTTGAACAATTTAAAAAGCAGTATGATCTGGCTCCCGGCAAGCCTGTCCCGGGGAGTATTTTAAAACAAATTCTTGAGTCTGACTTTGGTTATACCATTACGGAGGATGGCTTGTCTCAATATGAAGATTTACAGGACATGCGTTCTGTTTTTCTGCAGCACAAAAAACAACTTCTGCTTAACGGAGGACTAAGTGAATCCCAGAAAACTTTCCAGTACGGGAAAGAAATTGCCTTTAATTATTTAAAACTAAAAGAACGGGCCGGAACATCTTCCCTGTTGAAACCCAAAACCTTTGAAGAAGTACTCAATCATTCCAAGGGAATCTATTTCTCTGTGGCCTTGCGGGTACCGCTTGATGATTTTGTTAAGGAAATCGGTTTATTATTTAAATCTCCGGTTTGGGATGCTGGTGCTTTTCTTGGGTTGATTACAAAATATGAGGCTTCTCCTGAAATCATTTATCATCGGTTGACCAATGTGCTGCCCAAATATTTCGGGATCAAAAAATTGTATTTCCTGAGATTTACCTATGGCCAGGCCGAGGCTAAATATAAAATTGACAGGGAGCTGCATTTGTCTTACCGACATCCTCCCCATAGCAACGGGCTGTCCGAGCATTATTGCCGCAGATGGGTAGCCGTTTCCCTGCTGAAAGAATTTGAGGAAAAACAAAAGGAAGAAGGAGTTACCAATGCGATTACAAGAGCCCAGCGATCTCATTATGTTGACAGCGATGAAGAATATTTGAATCTGACTATTGCCCGGTCCGGGCATCCGGGGCAGGGGCAGAATGTCAGCGTTACGATAGGAATGCTTGTGGATAAAAACCTCGAAGAACAAATCCTGTTTTTAAATGATCCTTCCATTCAAACGAAAAACGTCAATCGCACCTGTGAAAGATGCATTATGCAAGATTGCAAGGAAAGGGTGGCAGAACCTATGGTAATTATCAAGCGGCAAAAACTCCACAAAATCCAGGAAGTTATCCGGCACCTGGATGAAATTCAATAATTTTTTTCAATTATGTTTGCATCGTAATGTTTTCGTTATTACATTTGCATTAACCAAACGGTTAAACTATAAAGTTAATGAGTGAAAAGCAACAAACAGAGTTGGTCATAAAGGAAGCGGCGAGGCAGGTTTTTCTCCGAAAAGGATTTTCAGGAGCCAGGATGCAGGATATTGCCGACAATGCCGGCATCAATAAAGCATTACTGCACTATTATTATCGGTCCAAGGAAAAACTATTTGATGTGATCTTTATGGAGCAGTTCAGTGAATTGATCGGTCAATTAAAGCAAGGACTGGATAGTGGGCTGGATCTGTTTGAAAAAATAGAGTTCTTCATTGACAAGTACATCTCCGTATTGGAAAAGAATCCTTATTTGCCTTTGTTTGTGATCAATGAGATCAGTAAGGATCAGGAGAGGTTTATCGGAAGAATAAAAAAATTCGATGCTTTTCCGGAAGCGGCGGCTATGGTGGGCATGATGTTGCAGGCCATGGAGGACGGCAAGATTAAAAGGTACCATCCTTTTCATTTACTGATGAACATTATTTCGATGTCGGTATTCCCTTTTTTGGCCAAACCAATGTTGATTTCCATTTCCGGAATCAGCGAGGCCGACTGGAAGGAATTGATGAAAGAGCGTAAGGAAGAGGTGAAGCGATTCGTTTTTAGCGCACTATCCGTTTAGGTTATTATTTTGAAAACACATAAAATTGAATCATGCAGAAGTTGAAATTAATTTTTTTATTGGCAACAGCGTTGTTTATCACCAGCTGTGACAACAATAACAGTGTTGAGACCGGAGTCGATTCTGAAACCAATGCCGCGGCTAAAGGCCACTCTGAATCTTCAATGGTTCCTGGGGTCAGTGATAAAAATGCACCTGTTGCAGAGGTTTCTGTACAGCTTGATCACGGAAAAAAATGGAGAGCCAATGCAGAAACGACCGAAGGGATACAGAAAATGATTGCGAGCGTAAAAGGAGCCATTGCCAATGAGGTTAACGATATTTCAGGGTACAGGGCTTTGGGAGCTTCGCTGCAAAAGGATTTTAATGCCATTTTTGAAAAATGCACCATGACAGGAGATGCCCATGAGCAATTGCATAATTACCTGCTTCCCATGGTGGATATGGTGAAGACCTTTGAATCAAAAGACGCAGCGGCCTGCGAAAAGACCTTGCCGGAACTTAAAGAACACCTGGGAAATTATTATTTGTATTTCGAATAATTTCTCTTCAATTGAAGATAAAGAGCAGGGTAAGCCTATATTGTAATCTTGCGATTCAAGTGCTTACCTGCCATTTTTTTGCCTTGTATTTAACCAGGTAGTTAAATCTTTTAGTAAAACATTAAAAATGAAGTCAGTAACCTTAATTTTAGTAACGCTGCTGCTGTTGGTGTCCAATCTGCATGAATTATATGGCCAACAGAAAATCAGCCTGGATCAATGTTATCAATGGGCGGAGACATATTACCCTTTGGCGAAGCAAAAAGGGTTAAACGAAGCCTATACCCAGGTGCAAATGGATATTATAGAAGCGGACAAAAAGCCAAAAATTTCCTGGAACGCCCAGGCCAGCCTTCAGTCAGAGGCTTTGAAGGTCAATTTTCCAATACCCGGAATTGATCCGATAGAATTGCCGATCTACAAATTACAAACCACTTTAGATGCAGGTTACTTGCTTTATGACGGTGGTTTGGCGAAAGCAAAGCAGGCCGTTGAACAGGCCGGGCTGGCCGCTAAAAACCAGGCCATTGACGTCGAATTGTACCAAATCAAGGATCGTATTGATCAATATTTTTGGGGATTGGCGATGTTGGGGGTTCAGGACAGTATTTTGTTGAATGCCGGCAAAACTATTGACACCAAGCTAAAAACACTGGAGGCAGCGGTTGAGTTTGGGGTGGTTCTGCCTTCCCAGGTAAAAAAATTACAGGTAGAAAAACTCAAACTTGAAACACAACGGGAAGCCCTTGCCGGAAAAAGGAAAAGTTTGTTGTCTTTGCTTTCAGAAGCTACCGGGCAGTCCCTGGAAGAATCAGTGGAACTTGTTTTACCTGAACTGGTTTCAGAAGTCTTGACGACCACCCTTGAACGGCCCGAGCAAGCCCTGTTTGATTTTCAAAAGCAACAGATACTTTCCAATGCTGCCATGCTCGATGCCAAAAAGAAACCCAAAGTCAGTGCTTTTATTCAGGCGGGACTCGGTTATCCCAATCCTTTGAATTTCTTTGACGATTCGGTGAGCCCATTTGCCATTACGGGGGTGAAGTTTGCCTGGGATATCTTTGATTGGGGAGCGACCGATAAGCAAAAGCAGGCGCTTCAAATACAGGCGCAACTGGTGGACAATAAGCGGGAAACGTTCGAATTTAACCTCAATGCACTCAGGGGGAAGTACGTGGAAGAGGTAACGGCTTTGGAAAATCAGCTTTTAACAGATAAGGCTATTGTAACCTTACAGGAAGATATCCTCAATGATTATTCCTCTCAACTGGATAACGGGGTCATTACCGCCACCGATTATACTACCCAGTTGAATGAAGGCATACAGGCGCGGTTGCAACTGGAAGTCCATCGATTACAAATACAACAACTCAAATCAGAATATCTAACTAAAATGGGAAGATAGGTTTTTCTTCTTCCGTGGTTATTGAAAAAAAGAACAACAAAAAATTAAGACAGATGTATAAATTCAGCTTAATCCTATCAGCAATTGGCATAATGGTTTTTTTCTCCTGCGGAAAGGAGGAAAAACGGGCAGATGCCTATGGTAACTTTGAAACGACCAGTACTATTATCAGTGCCGAGTCCAATGGAAAATTATTGTCCCTGAATGTAGAGGAAGGACAGGTCATGGAAGCCGGCCAACTCGTCGCCGTGATTGACACGACTCCATTGGTTTTGCAAAAACAACAATTGCTTTCCCGCATCAATGCCATTCGCAGCAAAACCCAGGATCCGGGTCCACAAATCGATGTGCTTAAGGAGCAGAAGCAAACCCTTTTGCATGAACAACAGCGCATAAAAAATCTATTGGCGGATCAGGCGGCCACTCCAAAGCAACTGGATGATATCACCGCACAGATTGCCATTGTAGACAAGCAGATCGATGCTGCAAAACGGCAGGCCGGGACCGCGAATACAGGAATACTCAGCGAAATCGAACCGGTGCGTACCCAGATCGATGTGCTGGAGGAGCAGATCAGGAAATGTTACATCTATAATCCGGTCAAAGGAACCGTTTTAACCAAACTGGCCGAGCCTTCAGAAATCGTCGCCTTTGGAAAACCTTTATACAGGATTGCCAACCTCGAAACTTTGACACTAAGGGCTTATGTCAGCGGAGACCAGTTGGGTTCAGTGATGGTAGGTCAGCAAGTGGAAGTTTTGACCGACGGACCGGACGGTACCATGGAACGGCAAAAAGGAACGGTAAGCTGGGTTTCCGAAACCTCGGAATTTACCCCAAAAACCATCCAGACCAAAGCAGAAAGGGTAAACCTGGTGTATGCGATTAAGATCATGGTAAAAAATGACGGATCCCTTAAGATCGGTATGCCGGCAGAAGTAAATTTCCTTTCCACCACCAGCAACCAGTAATTTATGGAAAATCATCACGCCATCACGGTAAACAACATCAGCAAATCCTACGGGGAAGAGCAGGCTCTTCGTGACATCAGTTTTGACGTGGAGCAGGGGGAAATATTCGGGCTCATCGGACCAGACGGCGCAGGAAAAACTACCTTGTTCAGGATTTTAACCACGTTGATCCTGGCGGATAGCGGGAATGCCACCGTCGAAGGGAAGGATGTCGTTAAAGATTTTAAAAAAATCCGGAAGACCATTGGTTATATGCCGGGAAGGTTCTCCCTCTACCAGGATCTGACGGTTTTGGAAAACCTGGAATTTTTCGCTACGATCTTTGGTACGACCATTGAAAAGAATTACGATTTGGTCAAGGAAATTTATCAGCAAATCGAACCTTTTAAAAATAGGAGAGCCGGACAACTTTCAGGAGGGATGAAGCAAAAACTGGCCTTGTCCTGTGCGTTGATCCACAAACCGGAAGTGTTGTTCCTCGACGAACCGACCACCGGGGTGGATGCCGTATCCCGGAGTGAATTCTGGGATATGTTGAAACGGTTGAAGAAAAAAGGGATCACGATCCTGGTTTCCACGCCTTATATGGATGAAGCCAGCAGATGCGACCGAATAGCACTGATCCAGAAAGGACAGATTTTGTCCATTGATACGCCGGAAAAAATTACACAACAGTACGATCTCAATTTGTATGCCATTTCTTCGGATAACCGCTACCGCCTCCTGCAGGATTTGAGGACTTTTGATCAGTCGGAAACCGTTTTTTCTTTTGGCCACAAAATGCATTTATCGACCAAAAAACCATTGGACGAATCTTCCCTCCGAAGTTATCTGACGGATCAAGGTCACCAGGATATTGAGGTCGATAAAATTTCGGCAGGCATTGAAGATTGTTTTATGGAATTGTTGCGGGATGAAGGGGTCGCGAGTGGGCGGGATTAGCCTGGAGTGGCAAGAGGTTGGTATTAATAAAGAGAAAATCAAAAAAATAGTGGAATACGCAATAGAAGTAAAGAAGTTAACCAAGAAATTCGGGGCTTTCACCGCTGTGGATGCCATTAGCTTTGAGGTGAAACCGGGGGAGATTTTCGGATTCCTGGGGGCCAATGGAGCGGGAAAAACGACGGCCATGCGGATGTTGTCGGGCCTTTCGATGCCGACTTCCGGAGAGGCCAGCGTTGCTGGATTTGATGTGTACCTGGAACAGGAAAAGATCAAAAAGAATATCGGTTATATGAGTCAGAAATTTTCTCTTTATGAAGATCTGACCATCAATGAAAATATACGTTTTTTTGGAGGGATTTACGGCCTTCCGTTGAGGGAGATAAAAGCCAAAACAAAAGTGCTTTTGCAGGAACTCCAGCTGGAAGGTTCGGCCAGGAAGCTCACAGGATCCTTGCCCTTGGGCTGGAAGCAAAAACTGGCTTTTTCGGTAGCCCTTTTCCACAATCCCAAAATTGTATTCCTCGATGAACCTACCGGCGGGGTGGATCCTATTACAAGAAGGCAATTCTGGGAGATGATTTATGCCGCTTCTGAAAAAGGGGTGACGGTTTTTGTGACGACCCACTACATGGATGAAGCTGAATATTGCGACCGTGTTTCCATCATGGTGGATGGGGTAATCGCGGCCATGGATACTCCTTCGAAGTTAAAAGAAAATTTTAAGGCGGCTTCCATGGATGAGGTGTTTTTGAAATTAGCTAGAGGAGCATCATAAAAGGGAAAAGTAAAAAGACTAAAGACTAAAGTATCATTTATCAAAGGATAAAATAACCCGCAACAAGCCACCCAGTAACCAGATATCCAGCAACCAGCAACCAGCAACAAGTATGAAAGTATTTATAGCATTTGTAAAAAAAGAGTTTTTCCATATCCTGAGGGATAAGCGGACGTTGCTTATTCTTTTTGGGATGCCTATTGTTCAGGTTTTAATATTTGGATATGCCGTGACGAATGATTTTAAAGGTGCAACCATTGCTGTCTTTGATCAATCTAAAGATGATTTGAGCATTGAGCTTACCGAACGATTGGAAGTGAGCGGTCATTTTAAAATTGTCAAATCCATTAAGACACAGGACGATATCCACAATGCTTTTAAAGCAGGAAAAATAAAGCTGGCCGTTATTATTCCGCCAGATTTTTCAGCAAAATTTTATGGAGCAGGAAATGCCCCGGTTCAGTTCATCGCTGACGGGACAGAGCCCAATACCGCTACGATGCTGATCAATTATGCCTCGTTAATGTTACGGCAATTTCAGGCGAAAAAGCAGGAAGGTTACGTTATGCCATTTGCTATTGGCATAGAAACGCAAATGGTTTATAATCCCGAATTAAAAAGTGTTTACATGTTTGTTCCCGGGGTGATGACGATGATTTTATTGCTTATCTCCGCCATGATGACCTCCCTTACCCTGGCACGCGAAAAAGAACTGGGAACGATGGAACTGCTTTTGGTCTCTCCTCTGCATCCCATGTTGATCATAATCGGAAAAGTAACCCCTTACATTTTACTTTCCATGATTATAGGATTGTTTATTCTGGCGATGGGGGTTTTCATTTTTGGCGTTCCTGTGATAGGCAGTCTTGCATTACTGTTGTTGTTAAGTTTGTTGTTCATCATTACTTGTCTGGCATTGGGTATATTCATTTCCTCCATGACGAATAACCAGCAAACCGCCATGATCGTATCGCTCATGGCCCTGATGATGCCGACCATGCTGCTTTCAGGGTTTGTTTTCCCCATAGAGAGTATGCCTAAATTACTCCAGGGGATCTCGTATATCGTTCCCGCCAAATATTTTATTGTCATTTTGAAAGACATAATGTTGAAGGGCAGCCCCTTTAGTTTTATTTGGAAAGAAGTCGCTTTTTTGGGAGGGATCACCCTCATTTTTCTGGGGCTAAGCCTTAAGAGTTTTAAAATAAGAATTGAATAAACAGCAAATATATGCGCACGATATTTATCATATTAAAAAAGGAATTGTTGCAGGTCTTTCGCAATAAAGCGATGTTGCCTATTTTAACGGTTATCCCTATAGTGCAGCTCATTTTGTTGTCTTATGCTGCGAGTAATGAAGTGAAAAATCTGGGGCTCGTCATTTACGATGCCGACCATTCTGATTATTCCAGGCAGTTGCGGGATAAGTTTGCCGCCTCAGGGTATTTTGTCCTTAAGGCCATGACAGACGACATGGAAGGCGCCGATGTTTTATTGCAATCTGACGAAGCTGACATTGTGTTGAATATTCCTGCCGGTTTTGAAAGAGATTTGTTGCGAAACCAGGTGACAGAAGTTCAGTTGAGGGTAAATGCCATCAATGGTTCAAAAGGGGGACTGGCCGGTTCTTATGCCGCTACGGTTATTGGTGATTTTAATAAACAAAAATTACCGGAGGCTCTTCGTACCGCTTCGGTGCGGGTGCAAAAAATGCCCGGATTTAACGTTACTTTCTCCAATTGGTACAATCCCACACTGGATTATAAAATTTTCATGGTACCGGGAATCCTGGCTGCCCTGGTCACAATATTAACCTTGTTATTATCCGCAATGAATGTGGTGCGTGAAAAAGAATTGGGTACCATAGAACAAATCAACGTTACCCCGATATTGAAATACCAGTTTATCATAGGGAAATTAATACCATTTTTGTTCATCGGCCTTTTTGACCTGGTGCTGGGACTCGCCTTTGCCAAGCTCTTTTTTAATATCCCCATTGTTGGGGACTTATGGCTGATCTTCGCTTTTTGTATCGTAAATATTATTGCTATTCTGGGAATAGGGTTGCTCATCTCAACTACGGCAGATACTCAGCAACAAGCGATGTTCATCGCCTGGTTTTTTATGATGATTTTCCTGCTGATGGGAGGACTTTTTACCCCGGTGGAAAGTATGCCAAAGTGGGCGCAGTATTTTACTGTTCCCAACCCGATTTATCACTTCGTTGAAGTAATGCGTATGGTGATGCTTAAAGGCAGCGGGTTCCAGGATATTAAACAACATTTTTATATCATGGGAGGACTGGCTGTGGGGATCAATGCTTTGGCGGTTTGGACTTATCGGAAACGGGGGTAGTGGTTAACTCTCCTCGTCGTAAAACAAAGTGTAATATCTCATGCCCTTTGCATCATTATAGCCCTGTTCAATGTTGCTCTCGTTGCCGTGAACATAGATATGGAAATTCTTATCCAATTTAATGACGCTGCGGAAACGTCTTTTGACATCTTTAAAGGCATCGGTTGAGATCTCAAAACTATCCGCAACAGGAATATCTGTTTCCCGGGTATAATTTTCTTTATAGGTTTTAAAAGTAGAAGCGGTTTCCGGGTTGGAGAAGACTTCCGCCTCAAATGTTTGGCTGTCGAAATTCTCATTATTGGCGAAGTAATGGATGGTATTGTTCTTCACCTCTATCTGTTCATGGGTGCTGATCTCATCGTTGCTTTCCGCAAAATGCCTGGCCATGTTGAGAAAATTCTGAGTGTAGTGATAATTGTCTTCCCGGGCTTTTATGTGTAAAAAAGCCATTTTCCAGTATTCGGCTTCCTGGGATTTTGTGTCAACAATACTTACAATATACCCGTCGGTTTTTCCGGAATTAAAAATGATACATCCTTTATCCAGTTTGTTGATATTGACACCGGTATCAAAGCCAATTTCAAATCCGTCTTCTTTCTCATCAACTTTGAGGTAGGTGTCCTTGTTTTCTGTTTTAAACAAACCGATAGCATCCACCAATTCATCTTCCACCACACAATCCTTCAGCAATACCACATAAAATTCACCGCCGTTTATTTTGGGGTGATTAGACTGTTCATAGAGGTGTCGGCCAATATTTTTTGATTGTTCCAAAAGGGTTTCCGGGTTTTCGAAAATCTTGGACGCATAAGAAAAAACTTCGTTCAGTTCAATATCGGTGCTGTGGGCAAAGTTGTAAAATATTTCATTTTTGAAAGGACTCAGAAAGTATTTCAACAGCAGTTCTTTCATGAGTTCACTGCCCAGGTACAGCTCGTTTTCAGAAAAACGGGTGCCTTCCTCCCTTGCCTTATTACCAACCTTATGAACAAAGGTTTTATCTAATCTTACATTTGAAAAATCTATCATTGCTGTTTTTACTTAATTTACCACATAGACACATAGCTATTTTTTTTCTATGTATTCTATGTGACTATGTGTTAAAATTAAAGTTCTAATTTCAAAAACCGTCCTGTATGGCTGGTTTTGTGTTTCGCCACCTGCTCAGGAGTGCCTTCACAAACGATGTTTCCTCCACCATTTCCACCCTCTGGGCCGATATCGATGATGTGATCCGCCACCTTGATGACATCCATATTGTGCTCGATAACGATGATGGTGTTTCCCTTTTCAACCAGTTTGTTGAGTACGGCCAGCAGGTGTCTAATGTCTTCAAAATGTAAACCGGTGGTTGGTTCATCGAGAATATAAATGGTATTGCCGGTATCTCTTTTCGACAACTCTTCGGCCAGTTTTACCCGTTGAGCTTCTCCGCCAGACAACGTGGTGGCCTGTTGGCCGAGGGTAATGTACCCGAGACCGACTTCGTTCAGCGTTTTGACTCTCCTGTAAATT
This sequence is a window from Lewinellaceae bacterium. Protein-coding genes within it:
- a CDS encoding TetR/AcrR family transcriptional regulator → MSEKQQTELVIKEAARQVFLRKGFSGARMQDIADNAGINKALLHYYYRSKEKLFDVIFMEQFSELIGQLKQGLDSGLDLFEKIEFFIDKYISVLEKNPYLPLFVINEISKDQERFIGRIKKFDAFPEAAAMVGMMLQAMEDGKIKRYHPFHLLMNIISMSVFPFLAKPMLISISGISEADWKELMKERKEEVKRFVFSALSV
- the hemW gene encoding radical SAM family heme chaperone HemW; the protein is MAGIYLHIPFCKQACHYCDFHFSTSLKHKAPLLEAMLLELELQKDYLEGEPLGSIYFGGGTPSLLSQAELEMIFEKIYHLFRVDSDAEITLEANPDDLDRAKLNVLQHLPVNRLSIGVQSFFDEDLKSWNRAHNRAEAEACIKGAQDAGFSNLTVDLIYGSPTTSMEHWIYNIDQLLQFEIPHLSCYALTVEEKTALAHFIKTGKAEPPRDEHAARQFEILMEVMQKNGYDHYEISNFAKPEFYAVHNSSYWKGAKYLGIGPSAHSFNGTSRQWNVANNALYIKAIQALSSQEIPATPLFEKETLTLEQQYNEFVMTGLRTIWGCPKASLDHFGKAFKAHFLEKAGLYLESGQMLIVSNAYVLSAKGKLFADQIAADLFVLESE
- a CDS encoding DNA alkylation repair protein yields the protein MSTQLKDLYSPEFYQRLSATLESLLPDFETEAFLQLIFDAEWKNRELKDRMWHTSRVLHQFFPADFGEAAQVIIQLVNKLIAEGFTHASLEFMFLPDYVERFGLEHFNSSIRVFEHITAFSSCEFAVRPFIVKYPDKMIDQMIEWTGHADEHVRRLASEGSRPRLPWAMALPEFKKNPEPILPLLENLKHDPSEYVRRSVANNLNDISKDNPEVTLALAGKWIGTKQETDRLVKHACRTLLKKGDPEALRLFKYGDPGQLEVNNFLILTPEVKMGGALQFSFELSNPGKSTQKVRIEYGLYYLKANGSLSGKVFKISEKIMDPGSVFQCNRKQHFSIITTRRYYPGRHELSVIINGKEKVRESFVLLGD
- a CDS encoding helix-turn-helix domain-containing protein, whose amino-acid sequence is MKTTTQSDRIIFGLKVRQLRQGKQLSFADLSKLANVSVSYLNEIEKGKKYPKEDKITALSKALEVPYEQLISSELDSSLAPVTELLQSNFLNELPLDLFGIEVAKVVEIIANAPSRVGAFISTLLEISRNYALKEEHFYFGALRSYLELHDNYFQELEDAVEQFKKQYDLAPGKPVPGSILKQILESDFGYTITEDGLSQYEDLQDMRSVFLQHKKQLLLNGGLSESQKTFQYGKEIAFNYLKLKERAGTSSLLKPKTFEEVLNHSKGIYFSVALRVPLDDFVKEIGLLFKSPVWDAGAFLGLITKYEASPEIIYHRLTNVLPKYFGIKKLYFLRFTYGQAEAKYKIDRELHLSYRHPPHSNGLSEHYCRRWVAVSLLKEFEEKQKEEGVTNAITRAQRSHYVDSDEEYLNLTIARSGHPGQGQNVSVTIGMLVDKNLEEQILFLNDPSIQTKNVNRTCERCIMQDCKERVAEPMVIIKRQKLHKIQEVIRHLDEIQ
- a CDS encoding TolC family protein translates to MKSVTLILVTLLLLVSNLHELYGQQKISLDQCYQWAETYYPLAKQKGLNEAYTQVQMDIIEADKKPKISWNAQASLQSEALKVNFPIPGIDPIELPIYKLQTTLDAGYLLYDGGLAKAKQAVEQAGLAAKNQAIDVELYQIKDRIDQYFWGLAMLGVQDSILLNAGKTIDTKLKTLEAAVEFGVVLPSQVKKLQVEKLKLETQREALAGKRKSLLSLLSEATGQSLEESVELVLPELVSEVLTTTLERPEQALFDFQKQQILSNAAMLDAKKKPKVSAFIQAGLGYPNPLNFFDDSVSPFAITGVKFAWDIFDWGATDKQKQALQIQAQLVDNKRETFEFNLNALRGKYVEEVTALENQLLTDKAIVTLQEDILNDYSSQLDNGVITATDYTTQLNEGIQARLQLEVHRLQIQQLKSEYLTKMGR